A DNA window from Bacteroides cellulosilyticus contains the following coding sequences:
- a CDS encoding xanthan lyase, which produces MNVRLHFLFTLLTASLIPQTGGAQELPTDVRQEIGKFLDATARKEVSVGRIRIDSVAIEENTLQLFANMNCAYIPFREDNVTEIYQGVQALLPTEFSKYNLQIRTNKHSIEELIPQALRSKKDKKAKTFNPAGTKPLVTALSTPYTPTNGLKNRHIALWQSHGFYYEPKLTRWEWQRARIFQTVEDLYTQSYVLPFLVPMLENAGANVLMPRERDSQIAEVVVDNDGCLHSRSVYTEKIGDKNWMQGTGEGFAHLRDQYINFENPFREGTFRTVETVKGKKEKESTAEWIPELPSTGQYAVYVSYKSLPNSTDDALYTVYHKGGVSQFKVNQQMGGGTWIYLGTFGFDAGKSDAGKVVLSNRSEKAGRIVTADAVKIGGGMGNMARRISDAGATENIKSSQATGATSYELQATGALQHDGAANSSLVARSSSLYEISGYPRFCEAARYWLQWAGIPDSVYSDSQGKNDYTDDYKCRGIWVNYLAGGSAVNPTEQGLNIPVDMAFAFHSDAGTTLNDSIIGTLGIYYTNVYNEEYANGASRYLAHDMTDLIQSNIVRDIRSLYEPDWTRRGMWNQSYYEARVPRVPTMLLELLSHQNFADMRYGLDPRFRFTVSRAIYKGMLQFICSQYHMDYIVQPLPVDNMALKMIGENEIELTWQPVADPLEPTANAEKYIVYTRIGDGDFDNGVLVDKNAYRTALPAGMVCSYKVTAVNKGGESFPSEILSAGRAFNEKGTVLVVNGFDRISAPADFVAPVPGDTLLAGFLDDLDHGVPYLKDISYIGKMKEYRRSIPWMDDDASGFGDSYGNYEDKVIAGNTFDYPSIHGAAILKAGYSFISCSDESVENRTMNLNDYKYVDLILGKECQTKMGRGGVKPLDFKTFSQPMQEAITAYCGQGGNIFVSGAYVGTDLWDNRLAAAQESDKKFATEVLKYKWRVGQAATEGKVKCVASPFPALSGNYTYHNELNADSYVVESPDAIEPATKDAYTIMRYSENNLSAGVAYKGDYKTCILGFPFEALRTASEREALMRAILTFFN; this is translated from the coding sequence ATGAATGTAAGACTTCATTTTTTGTTCACTTTGCTCACCGCCTCCCTGATCCCCCAGACGGGAGGCGCGCAAGAGCTTCCGACGGATGTCCGCCAGGAAATCGGTAAGTTTCTGGACGCAACCGCACGGAAAGAAGTTTCCGTAGGGCGCATCCGGATTGACTCTGTCGCCATTGAAGAAAATACGTTGCAATTATTCGCTAACATGAACTGTGCATATATTCCTTTCCGGGAAGATAATGTGACAGAGATTTATCAAGGTGTGCAGGCATTGCTTCCGACAGAGTTTTCAAAATACAACCTGCAAATCCGCACAAATAAGCATAGCATTGAAGAATTAATCCCCCAAGCACTACGCAGCAAAAAGGACAAAAAAGCCAAAACATTCAATCCTGCCGGAACAAAACCTTTGGTAACGGCCCTTTCTACCCCCTATACCCCTACAAATGGCCTAAAGAACCGTCACATTGCCTTGTGGCAGAGTCACGGCTTCTATTATGAGCCCAAACTGACACGTTGGGAATGGCAACGCGCCCGCATCTTCCAGACGGTGGAGGATTTATATACGCAAAGTTATGTACTGCCTTTCCTGGTTCCCATGTTGGAGAATGCAGGAGCTAATGTGCTGATGCCCCGTGAACGGGATAGCCAAATAGCAGAAGTTGTCGTAGACAATGACGGTTGCCTTCACTCCCGTTCCGTTTATACAGAAAAGATAGGCGATAAGAACTGGATGCAAGGTACCGGTGAAGGTTTCGCCCATCTGCGCGATCAATATATCAATTTTGAGAACCCATTCCGTGAAGGAACCTTCCGCACTGTTGAGACGGTGAAAGGTAAGAAGGAGAAAGAAAGTACTGCCGAATGGATTCCTGAACTCCCGTCAACCGGACAGTACGCCGTTTATGTATCCTATAAATCATTGCCAAACAGTACGGATGATGCCCTTTACACCGTTTATCACAAAGGAGGGGTATCCCAATTCAAAGTGAACCAACAGATGGGTGGCGGCACCTGGATTTATCTGGGTACATTTGGTTTTGATGCCGGAAAAAGCGATGCCGGAAAAGTTGTTTTAAGCAATCGTTCTGAGAAAGCCGGACGTATCGTTACCGCTGATGCCGTAAAAATCGGAGGTGGTATGGGAAATATGGCCCGCCGTATCTCTGATGCAGGTGCCACAGAGAATATTAAAAGTTCTCAAGCTACAGGAGCTACGAGCTACGAGCTACAAGCTACAGGTGCTTTGCAGCATGACGGCGCAGCCAACTCGTCACTCGTAGCTCGTAGCTCGTCACTATATGAGATAAGTGGTTATCCCCGTTTCTGCGAGGCAGCACGCTACTGGCTTCAATGGGCAGGTATTCCGGACAGTGTTTATTCCGACAGCCAGGGTAAGAATGACTATACGGATGATTACAAATGTCGTGGTATCTGGGTGAATTACCTTGCCGGTGGTTCTGCGGTTAACCCGACAGAACAAGGACTGAATATCCCGGTAGATATGGCTTTCGCCTTCCATTCAGATGCAGGAACTACGCTAAACGATTCCATCATCGGAACACTGGGTATCTACTATACCAACGTCTACAATGAAGAATATGCCAACGGAGCATCCCGCTATCTGGCACACGACATGACAGACCTGATTCAGTCAAATATCGTACGGGATATCCGCAGTCTATACGAACCGGATTGGACACGCCGCGGTATGTGGAACCAATCCTACTACGAGGCACGCGTTCCCCGTGTCCCCACTATGTTGCTGGAGTTACTTTCTCACCAGAACTTTGCAGACATGCGTTATGGTTTAGATCCACGCTTCCGTTTTACGGTAAGCCGTGCAATCTATAAAGGTATGCTGCAATTCATTTGCTCGCAATACCACATGGACTATATCGTTCAGCCGTTGCCTGTCGACAATATGGCATTGAAAATGATAGGCGAGAATGAAATAGAACTGACCTGGCAACCCGTAGCCGACCCACTGGAACCAACGGCAAATGCTGAGAAATACATTGTTTATACTCGCATCGGAGATGGCGATTTCGACAATGGCGTGTTGGTAGATAAGAATGCCTATCGCACTGCCCTCCCTGCCGGCATGGTATGCAGTTATAAAGTAACCGCCGTGAACAAGGGTGGAGAAAGTTTCCCGTCCGAAATACTCTCTGCAGGACGCGCTTTCAACGAGAAAGGAACAGTACTCGTAGTAAACGGCTTCGACCGCATCAGTGCTCCGGCAGATTTTGTCGCACCTGTTCCCGGAGATACTTTACTTGCCGGTTTCTTAGATGATCTGGACCACGGCGTACCTTATCTGAAAGATATCAGCTATATTGGTAAGATGAAAGAATACCGCCGTTCCATTCCATGGATGGACGACGATGCTTCCGGCTTCGGCGACAGCTATGGCAATTACGAAGATAAAGTAATCGCCGGAAACACATTCGATTATCCCTCTATTCATGGAGCCGCCATTTTGAAAGCCGGATATTCTTTCATATCTTGCAGCGATGAAAGTGTGGAAAATAGAACAATGAACCTGAACGACTATAAGTATGTAGACCTGATATTAGGTAAAGAATGTCAGACCAAAATGGGACGTGGCGGTGTGAAGCCGTTAGATTTCAAAACATTCAGCCAACCTATGCAGGAAGCTATCACCGCATATTGCGGACAAGGCGGAAACATCTTCGTCTCGGGTGCTTATGTAGGAACCGACCTTTGGGACAATCGTCTTGCCGCGGCTCAGGAGTCCGATAAGAAATTTGCAACAGAAGTCCTGAAATATAAGTGGCGCGTGGGGCAGGCAGCTACAGAGGGTAAGGTGAAATGTGTAGCTTCACCGTTCCCCGCCCTTTCAGGCAACTATACATACCATAATGAACTGAATGCAGACAGCTATGTCGTAGAATCACCGGATGCCATCGAACCTGCAACGAAAGATGCATACACCATAATGCGCTATTCGGAAAACAACCTGAGCGCCGGAGTAGCTTACAAAGGCGACTACAAGACTTGCATACTGGGCTTTCCGTTCGAAGCATTGCGCACCGCCTCTGAAAGAGAAGCGTTAATGCGCGCCATCCTGACATTTTTTAATTAA